A portion of the Aricia agestis chromosome 1, ilAriAges1.1, whole genome shotgun sequence genome contains these proteins:
- the LOC121736320 gene encoding dual specificity tyrosine-phosphorylation-regulated kinase 2 isoform X1: MGVDTAAPQRTLQLEGAGGEGRGPANNNAEGAAASPPRDDNDNAQLPSPRGTQLTPSEALKLYGTRLSEWERAEIRKYPELWYLGLEANKVQARTDLPNNCGFDDENGSYTKQIHDHIAYRYEILEVIGKGSFGQVIRAMDHRTGNQVAIKIIRNKKRFHHQALVEVRVLDHLRLKDREQTHNVIHMLDYFYFRNHLCISFELMSINLYELIKKNNYQGFSLSLIRRFASSLLRCLRLLEAENIIHCDLKPENILLKARGSSSIKVIDFGSSCYTHARVYTYIQSRFYRSPEVILGLPYGTPIDMWSMGCILAELHTGYPLFPGENEAEQLSCIMELLGPPPPDLLLHATRKRLFFDSKGSPRVVTNSKGRKRRPGSRTLSTAVRSDDPAFLHFLHRCLEWDPKRRITPTEATRHEFVTGMALSAAPAQPRAPPRARALLHSQSAGDVAAMLGRA, translated from the exons TTGCAGCTGGAGGGCGCGGGCGGCGAGGGGCGGGGGCCGGCGAACAACAATGCGGAGGGCGCCGCCGCCAGCCCGCCGCGCGACGACAACGACAACGCGCAGCTGCCCTCGCCCAGGGGCACGCAGCTCACGCCCTCAG AGGCACTGAAGCTGTACGGCACGCGGCTGTCGGAGTGGGAGCGCGCGGAGATCCGCAAGTACCCCGAGCTGTGGTACCTGGGGCTGGAGGCCAACAAGGTGCAAGCGCGCACTGACCTGCCCAATAACTGCGGTTTCGACGATGAGAACGGCAGCTACACCAAA CAAATCCACGACCACATAGCGTACAGGTACGAGATACTAGAGGTGATAGGGAAGGGCTCATTTGGCCAGGTCATAAGGGCGATGGACCACAGGACGGGCAACCAGGTGGCCATCAAGATCATCAGGAACAAGAAGCGGTTCCACCACCAGGCGCTGGTGGAGGTGCGGGTGCTGGACCACCTGCGGCTCAAAGACCGGGAGCAGACGCACAACGTCATACACATGCTCGACTACTTCTACTTCAGGAATCATTTGTGCATCAGCTTCGAGCTGATGAG CATAAACCTGTACGAATTGATAAAGAAGAACAACTACCAGGGGTTCAGCCTGTCCCTCATCCGGCGGTTCGCCAGCTCGCTGCTGCGCTGTCTGCGGCTGCTTGAGGCTGAGAACATCATACACTGCGACTTGAAACCT GAGAACATCCTGCTGAAGGCGCGAGGCAGTTCCTCCATCAAGGTGATTGACTTCGGCAGCTCGTGCTACACGCACGCGCGCGTCTATACCTACATCCAGTCGCGCTTCTACCGCAGCCCTGAGGTCATCCTCGGCCTGCCCTACGGCACGCCCATCGACATGTGGAGTATGG GCTGCATCCTGGCGGAGCTGCACACGGGGTACCCGCTGTTCCCGGGGGAGAACGAGGCGGAGCAGCTGTCCTGCATCATGGAGCTGCTGGGCCCGCCGCCGCCCGACCTGCTGCTGCACGCCACTAGGAAGAGGCTGTTCTTCG ACTCAAAGGGCTCCCCGCGCGTGGTGACGAACTCGAAGGGTCGCAAGCGGCGGCCGGGGTCGCGGACGCTGTCCACGGCGGTGCGCAGCGACGACCCCGCCTTCCTGCACTTCCTGCATCGCTGTCTAGA ATGGGACCCGAAGCGACGCATCACGCCGACGGAGGCGACGCGGCACGAGTTCGTGACGGGCATGGCGCTGTCGGCGGCGCCCGCGCAGCCCCGCGCGCCGCCCCGTGCCCGCGCCCTGCTGCACTCCCAGTCCGCGGGCGACGTCGCCGCCATGCTGGGCCGCGCGTGA
- the LOC121736320 gene encoding dual specificity tyrosine-phosphorylation-regulated kinase 2 isoform X2, with protein sequence MGVDTAAPQRTLEGAGGEGRGPANNNAEGAAASPPRDDNDNAQLPSPRGTQLTPSEALKLYGTRLSEWERAEIRKYPELWYLGLEANKVQARTDLPNNCGFDDENGSYTKQIHDHIAYRYEILEVIGKGSFGQVIRAMDHRTGNQVAIKIIRNKKRFHHQALVEVRVLDHLRLKDREQTHNVIHMLDYFYFRNHLCISFELMSINLYELIKKNNYQGFSLSLIRRFASSLLRCLRLLEAENIIHCDLKPENILLKARGSSSIKVIDFGSSCYTHARVYTYIQSRFYRSPEVILGLPYGTPIDMWSMGCILAELHTGYPLFPGENEAEQLSCIMELLGPPPPDLLLHATRKRLFFDSKGSPRVVTNSKGRKRRPGSRTLSTAVRSDDPAFLHFLHRCLEWDPKRRITPTEATRHEFVTGMALSAAPAQPRAPPRARALLHSQSAGDVAAMLGRA encoded by the exons CTGGAGGGCGCGGGCGGCGAGGGGCGGGGGCCGGCGAACAACAATGCGGAGGGCGCCGCCGCCAGCCCGCCGCGCGACGACAACGACAACGCGCAGCTGCCCTCGCCCAGGGGCACGCAGCTCACGCCCTCAG AGGCACTGAAGCTGTACGGCACGCGGCTGTCGGAGTGGGAGCGCGCGGAGATCCGCAAGTACCCCGAGCTGTGGTACCTGGGGCTGGAGGCCAACAAGGTGCAAGCGCGCACTGACCTGCCCAATAACTGCGGTTTCGACGATGAGAACGGCAGCTACACCAAA CAAATCCACGACCACATAGCGTACAGGTACGAGATACTAGAGGTGATAGGGAAGGGCTCATTTGGCCAGGTCATAAGGGCGATGGACCACAGGACGGGCAACCAGGTGGCCATCAAGATCATCAGGAACAAGAAGCGGTTCCACCACCAGGCGCTGGTGGAGGTGCGGGTGCTGGACCACCTGCGGCTCAAAGACCGGGAGCAGACGCACAACGTCATACACATGCTCGACTACTTCTACTTCAGGAATCATTTGTGCATCAGCTTCGAGCTGATGAG CATAAACCTGTACGAATTGATAAAGAAGAACAACTACCAGGGGTTCAGCCTGTCCCTCATCCGGCGGTTCGCCAGCTCGCTGCTGCGCTGTCTGCGGCTGCTTGAGGCTGAGAACATCATACACTGCGACTTGAAACCT GAGAACATCCTGCTGAAGGCGCGAGGCAGTTCCTCCATCAAGGTGATTGACTTCGGCAGCTCGTGCTACACGCACGCGCGCGTCTATACCTACATCCAGTCGCGCTTCTACCGCAGCCCTGAGGTCATCCTCGGCCTGCCCTACGGCACGCCCATCGACATGTGGAGTATGG GCTGCATCCTGGCGGAGCTGCACACGGGGTACCCGCTGTTCCCGGGGGAGAACGAGGCGGAGCAGCTGTCCTGCATCATGGAGCTGCTGGGCCCGCCGCCGCCCGACCTGCTGCTGCACGCCACTAGGAAGAGGCTGTTCTTCG ACTCAAAGGGCTCCCCGCGCGTGGTGACGAACTCGAAGGGTCGCAAGCGGCGGCCGGGGTCGCGGACGCTGTCCACGGCGGTGCGCAGCGACGACCCCGCCTTCCTGCACTTCCTGCATCGCTGTCTAGA ATGGGACCCGAAGCGACGCATCACGCCGACGGAGGCGACGCGGCACGAGTTCGTGACGGGCATGGCGCTGTCGGCGGCGCCCGCGCAGCCCCGCGCGCCGCCCCGTGCCCGCGCCCTGCTGCACTCCCAGTCCGCGGGCGACGTCGCCGCCATGCTGGGCCGCGCGTGA